A region of Granulicella aggregans DNA encodes the following proteins:
- a CDS encoding TonB-dependent receptor domain-containing protein, with the protein MKLSNLRAAAYALRSVFALAIIAFGFASTRAFAQTTSISGSVQDAQKAQISGAKISITRTESGEHREARSNDDGFFIFPVLIPGHYDLTVEKDGFGSETKTGVQVLTGQTSTVDLVLQTGQVQQSIDVESDIPLLQTTTSTISNVVENETIVNLPLLDRRATQLQRLNGFVIGTGTGSGSTFAIAGGRGNNANYTVDGGTTQNLLQGVPTQMFDLPIDALQEFNLTVSDYTADLGRSGGGVIQMTTKSGTNQFHGSGYIYYRSNNLQAKPLFATVNPPLQYKLFGGSIGGPIIKDKTHFFFTYEGKRATTTSVLTLSVPSAAERLGDFSAIATPVIDPSTGKQAIGDDGTLNKLPSAELDPYGLKLASYYPLPNIAGAPINSNNFTANDPATAIINDYVVRIDHVFREKDTVYGRFLAQPDHTVTSDVFPTPGTDVYGALSHNYYYNPSATWNHIFTPSLINEARFTYSRRQSLSISHSVDAAVNSQLALPGINSQFFPGVSLSGLAAIGNNSQQQRLQTPIISNEYTDNLSWQRGNHQFKFGVDYRTSADGDLYSPSAGGFFTFNNTGISTNAAAGSLANLVLGRVASATRQETELLYSVGWSWGLYAQDNWHVNSKLTLNYGLRWDIDSPRYLTNNRQNSFDVNAINPISNTPGIITFSGINGQSKYANNFDYTNFGPRVGFAYTPVEHSVVRGGGAILFPGEYDQATPIVDYTGFSNAITLQSANPGVGTPAFLLKNNATDGTGKAVFPTLDQLTPGFGAVAVGQKPTVAPQFIQPKRHTGYLYQANLDVQHEFKGSLLLDVGYLGTYGHHLASVSAESINQITPTAQATLSTLPAGFNTQTLRPFPQFSNVQVLYPDIGQSKYNGVNIGVQKRYSRGLQYQVNYTFSKFVDNEVARNELAGYPGTDTYTDYYHPQTRYGLSGNDVRQRLMGNALYELPFGRGKLVNLQSRWLDSLVGGWTVGALTEIHSGTALSVIDATNNTGTYSDGVRPNLDGNPNSLSSSRARSAKIAQWFNTGAFTQNAAFTFGNAPRTFGRGPRLVTSDASLLKKVNIRENHAIEFRLEASNVFNHASLGNPNTQFGSATFGKVSTLQPGGVASRTLQLAAHYTF; encoded by the coding sequence ATGAAACTCTCAAATCTTCGAGCCGCAGCATACGCACTGCGATCTGTCTTTGCCTTGGCGATCATCGCTTTTGGCTTCGCCTCAACCCGAGCATTCGCCCAGACGACGAGTATCTCAGGCTCCGTTCAGGACGCTCAGAAGGCCCAGATCTCCGGAGCGAAGATCAGCATCACACGAACCGAGTCCGGCGAACATCGCGAAGCTAGATCCAACGACGATGGCTTCTTCATCTTCCCAGTGCTTATCCCTGGACACTATGACCTCACCGTCGAAAAAGATGGATTCGGTTCCGAGACGAAGACCGGCGTGCAGGTGCTTACCGGTCAGACATCGACAGTCGATCTCGTTCTGCAGACGGGCCAGGTGCAGCAGAGCATCGATGTCGAATCTGATATTCCATTGCTGCAAACGACGACCTCCACGATCTCGAATGTCGTCGAAAACGAGACGATCGTGAATCTGCCGCTACTGGATCGCAGGGCCACGCAGCTACAGCGCCTCAACGGTTTTGTCATCGGCACCGGCACAGGATCGGGATCGACTTTCGCCATCGCGGGTGGCCGCGGCAACAATGCGAATTACACAGTCGACGGTGGAACCACGCAGAACCTGCTGCAAGGTGTTCCGACCCAGATGTTCGATCTTCCCATCGACGCGTTGCAGGAGTTTAATCTCACGGTCAGTGACTACACCGCGGACCTTGGACGTTCTGGCGGTGGCGTTATCCAGATGACCACGAAATCCGGCACAAACCAGTTCCACGGCAGCGGATACATCTACTATCGCAGCAATAATCTGCAGGCCAAGCCACTGTTCGCCACCGTTAACCCGCCGCTACAGTACAAGCTGTTTGGAGGAAGCATCGGTGGCCCGATCATCAAGGACAAGACGCACTTCTTCTTCACTTATGAAGGTAAGCGCGCGACTACGACGAGCGTTCTCACGCTGAGCGTTCCGTCTGCTGCAGAGCGCCTGGGAGATTTTTCGGCCATCGCAACCCCGGTTATCGATCCCAGCACCGGCAAGCAGGCTATTGGAGATGATGGGACTCTCAACAAGCTGCCCAGCGCGGAGCTTGATCCCTACGGCCTCAAGCTGGCTTCCTACTATCCGCTGCCGAACATCGCCGGCGCTCCCATCAACAGCAATAACTTCACCGCGAACGATCCAGCGACCGCAATCATCAACGACTACGTTGTTCGCATCGATCACGTCTTCCGCGAGAAGGACACAGTCTATGGCCGCTTCCTCGCCCAGCCGGATCACACTGTCACCTCCGATGTGTTTCCAACTCCCGGTACAGACGTCTACGGCGCGCTATCGCACAACTACTACTACAACCCGTCCGCTACCTGGAACCACATCTTCACGCCAAGCCTGATCAACGAAGCGAGATTCACTTACTCGCGCAGGCAGTCGCTCAGCATCTCGCACAGCGTGGATGCAGCAGTAAACTCTCAGCTGGCGTTGCCTGGAATCAATTCCCAATTCTTCCCTGGCGTCTCATTGAGCGGCCTGGCTGCAATCGGAAACAACTCCCAGCAACAGCGTTTGCAGACTCCCATCATCAGCAACGAGTACACCGATAATCTTTCCTGGCAGCGCGGCAATCATCAATTTAAGTTCGGCGTCGACTATCGCACCTCCGCCGATGGGGACCTCTACTCTCCGTCAGCCGGCGGCTTCTTCACCTTCAACAACACGGGCATCAGCACGAACGCAGCGGCTGGAAGCCTGGCAAACCTGGTGTTGGGTCGCGTCGCCTCCGCCACGCGGCAGGAGACGGAACTGCTCTACTCGGTTGGTTGGAGCTGGGGACTCTACGCGCAGGACAACTGGCACGTGAACTCCAAGCTGACCCTGAACTATGGGCTTCGTTGGGACATCGACTCGCCTCGTTATCTCACCAACAACCGGCAGAACTCCTTCGACGTAAACGCGATCAACCCCATTTCCAACACGCCGGGCATCATCACCTTCTCCGGCATCAACGGTCAGAGCAAGTACGCGAACAACTTCGACTATACCAACTTCGGCCCGCGCGTCGGCTTTGCTTACACACCTGTCGAACACTCTGTAGTGCGTGGTGGTGGAGCGATCCTGTTCCCCGGCGAGTACGACCAGGCAACTCCCATCGTCGATTACACCGGCTTTTCGAACGCGATCACGCTACAGTCGGCGAACCCTGGCGTTGGAACACCCGCGTTTCTGTTGAAGAATAACGCGACAGATGGCACGGGCAAGGCGGTGTTCCCGACGCTCGATCAACTGACCCCGGGCTTTGGCGCAGTTGCCGTTGGGCAGAAGCCCACCGTCGCGCCACAATTCATTCAGCCCAAGCGGCATACCGGATACCTGTACCAGGCGAATCTCGACGTGCAGCATGAGTTCAAGGGAAGTCTTCTGCTGGATGTCGGTTATCTCGGAACTTACGGCCATCATCTCGCCAGCGTAAGCGCCGAGAGCATCAATCAGATCACTCCGACGGCCCAAGCGACTCTGTCTACCTTGCCCGCCGGCTTCAACACGCAGACGCTTCGGCCCTTCCCGCAGTTCAGCAACGTCCAGGTGCTCTATCCGGACATCGGCCAGTCCAAGTACAACGGCGTGAACATCGGTGTGCAGAAGCGCTACTCGCGCGGACTTCAATATCAGGTGAACTATACCTTCTCGAAGTTCGTCGACAATGAAGTGGCGCGCAACGAGCTTGCCGGATATCCAGGCACGGATACTTACACCGACTACTACCATCCGCAGACACGGTATGGTTTGTCAGGCAACGATGTTCGCCAGCGCCTCATGGGCAATGCGTTGTATGAGCTTCCTTTCGGACGCGGCAAGCTGGTGAACTTGCAGTCTCGGTGGCTGGATAGCCTGGTGGGCGGGTGGACAGTGGGTGCGCTGACAGAGATCCACTCCGGCACAGCGCTCAGCGTGATCGACGCGACGAACAACACCGGCACCTACTCGGATGGAGTTCGCCCGAATCTCGACGGCAATCCGAATAGTCTCTCAAGTTCAAGGGCGCGGTCTGCAAAGATCGCGCAGTGGTTCAATACGGGTGCGTTCACTCAGAACGCTGCGTTTACCTTTGGCAATGCTCCTCGCACCTTTGGGCGTGGACCGCGGCTGGTGACGTCGGATGCTTCGCTGCTGAAGAAGGTGAACATCCGCGAGAACCATGCCATAGAGTTTCGTCTTGAGGCATCTAACGTCTTCAACCACGCGAGTCTCGGGAATCCAAACACACAGTTTGGAAGCGCAACATTCGGGAAGGTGAGCACACTCCAGCCAGGCGGAGTCGCCTCTCGAACTTTGCAACTTGCGGCCCACTACACGTTCTAG
- a CDS encoding DUF1501 domain-containing protein, translated as MSNNPFQVSRRNLLRSAGAGFGHLALAGLLGSVAKKAAAQELNVNNPLAPKKPPLPVKAKRVIFLFMEGAMSSVDTFEYKPELEKRGGKSGPGGGTITPSRFKFKQYGKSGAYFSELLPNIAEHADEFSFLRGLYTDTPAHPQAVVQLHTGSANAALTRPSWGSWLLYGLGTENQNLPGYITINPPIAFGGAANYGSAFLPAYYQGTAITDQGFMPNIKAATERRLEREQIDLIQSFNHDVALRPGAPDAVDGVIKSYELGFRMQDTVPQLLDISGEPQHVQDAYGVKPGPEGSFARQCLMARRLSEAGVRFVEIRQAGWDHHTNLHQGLIEQSRRVDQPTAALLTDLKQRGLLEDTLVLFGSEFGRLPTSQGADGRDHNITGYSMFLAGAGVKKGFSYGATDELGMTAVDGRMHINDLHATLLALMGIDHEQLTYRYEGRDFRLTNVAGVVNNQVFA; from the coding sequence ATGTCGAACAATCCTTTTCAAGTCTCTCGTCGAAATCTGTTGAGGTCTGCTGGTGCAGGCTTCGGGCACCTCGCTCTCGCTGGACTGCTCGGCTCGGTCGCGAAGAAGGCCGCTGCGCAGGAGTTGAACGTCAACAACCCTCTTGCTCCGAAGAAGCCTCCGCTACCGGTGAAGGCCAAGCGCGTCATCTTCCTCTTCATGGAAGGCGCGATGTCGAGCGTGGACACCTTCGAGTACAAGCCAGAGCTGGAGAAGCGCGGCGGCAAGTCCGGCCCCGGAGGCGGCACCATCACCCCCTCGCGATTTAAGTTCAAGCAGTACGGCAAGTCCGGAGCGTACTTCTCTGAACTACTTCCGAACATCGCGGAGCATGCAGACGAGTTCAGCTTTTTGCGTGGACTCTACACCGATACTCCAGCGCATCCGCAGGCAGTCGTGCAACTGCATACAGGCAGCGCGAATGCTGCACTCACGAGACCGAGTTGGGGATCATGGCTTCTCTATGGGCTAGGTACGGAGAACCAGAACCTCCCCGGTTACATCACCATCAATCCACCAATTGCCTTTGGTGGCGCGGCGAACTACGGCAGCGCGTTCCTGCCCGCTTACTATCAGGGCACGGCGATCACCGACCAGGGCTTCATGCCGAACATCAAGGCCGCTACTGAGAGGAGACTAGAGCGTGAACAGATTGACCTCATCCAATCGTTCAACCATGACGTGGCTCTACGACCGGGCGCACCGGATGCCGTCGATGGTGTGATCAAATCCTACGAGCTTGGCTTCCGCATGCAGGACACAGTTCCGCAACTTCTAGATATCTCCGGCGAGCCGCAGCATGTGCAGGATGCTTACGGCGTGAAGCCCGGGCCGGAGGGGTCGTTCGCGCGACAGTGCCTCATGGCGCGTCGACTGAGTGAAGCTGGCGTGCGATTCGTCGAGATCCGCCAGGCTGGATGGGACCATCACACCAACCTGCACCAGGGATTGATCGAGCAGTCGCGCCGCGTCGATCAGCCGACTGCGGCATTGCTCACCGACCTTAAACAGCGCGGACTTCTCGAGGACACGCTCGTGCTCTTCGGTTCCGAATTTGGCCGTCTGCCTACGTCACAGGGTGCCGATGGCCGCGACCACAACATCACGGGCTACTCCATGTTCCTTGCGGGCGCGGGCGTGAAGAAGGGCTTCAGCTATGGGGCAACCGACGAGCTTGGCATGACCGCAGTCGACGGCCGCATGCACATCAACGATTTGCACGCGACGTTGCTTGCGTTGATGGGCATCGACCATGAGCAACTGACGTATCGCTACGAGGGCCGCGACTTCCGGTTGACGAACGTTGCCGGGGTCGTCAATAACCAGGTCTTTGCCTAG
- a CDS encoding PSD1 and planctomycete cytochrome C domain-containing protein: protein MSTIVKLRIARLRVAFASLPVIALALAVIWSWNSPVVNAASGPAQSGNGGDSAKAEFFEKQVRPVLTEHCYDCHSTSTRSAGGLRVDDRDALLTGGKSGAAINLEKPDESLILQRILSTDTKKRMPKGEDDPLPAATVANVRKWIAEGAFWPVVAAVAAENQPATEAVAQTNAKGGAKVQKVAYPRPATAEQLAYFEKNVRPILVNNCYNCHSEAFKEAGGLRVDVGIAIFNGGNSGPAIIPGHPEKSLLIERVKSSDDKKRMPQESKEALPADQVAILEHWIKDGAAWPDETEKLPQTPARIAANYAKLKKNWWAWQPMTIPVVPEVRDAAWSSQPIDRFVLAGLEAKKLAPVKDADAGTLIRRLSYDLTGLPPTPAEVKAFEKDHSSQAYAKLVDHLLASPRYGERWGRHWLDVARYAESSGPSRNMPYPFAWRYRDYVIDAFNRDVPYNRFLQEQIAGDLLPAATPAEHDRLLIATGFLALGPKDVNQRFKARFKMDNVDDQIDTVTRSTMALTVSCARCHDHKFDPIPATDYYALASIFTSTVDAAGLGSRMGGASLQYYEPKLLNYLSSSSQAPKASQADVDKLKAEVAAAKFALDAFNEKDAAEFKANPNRPAQSDAYKKTHTDLQRNFVHLSEELKLTNDLGELGYGIEGARDGEIIDTAVRIRGVEERHGPIAPRGFLSLVSLSNTPKIPANHSGRLELAQWITDPENPLTARVYANRVWQHLFGTGLVSTVDNFGSTGDTPANAALLDYLAQDLIHNGWSTKHLVREIVLTRAYQLGSETPEGYRDIDPADHLIWRHAPRRLEAEEIRDTILQSAGTLNLSPPHGSPTMALRVIEMRDDGPVVHSILKAADRSPYRSIYLPQLRGETPRALAAFDPVTQTLVSGQREETTVPTQALFLLNSPFVREQSLLLAQRLLADRRGNDTQRIRVAFERVLGREPTKGEAERVRVFLAKYAQTWASGHPPKAQLIEASLAIGSATASESSKDVTAGIVRSDSLGQDDPDDTSKQFADETPPLVIPDSSQQAAWAAFVQSLYGSAEFQFAR from the coding sequence ATGAGCACCATCGTAAAGCTCAGGATCGCGCGTCTGCGCGTAGCATTTGCATCCCTACCGGTCATTGCGTTGGCACTGGCAGTCATCTGGAGCTGGAACTCTCCAGTCGTAAACGCAGCATCGGGCCCGGCGCAGTCCGGCAACGGCGGCGATTCCGCAAAGGCTGAGTTCTTTGAGAAGCAGGTCCGTCCTGTGCTCACGGAACACTGCTATGACTGCCATTCAACTTCCACACGTTCTGCCGGAGGTCTGCGCGTCGATGATCGCGATGCGTTATTGACGGGCGGAAAGTCCGGTGCCGCGATCAACCTGGAGAAGCCGGATGAGAGCCTGATCCTTCAGCGGATTCTTTCAACGGATACGAAGAAGCGGATGCCTAAGGGCGAGGACGATCCGCTGCCTGCGGCGACTGTCGCTAACGTAAGGAAGTGGATTGCAGAAGGGGCATTCTGGCCCGTAGTCGCAGCGGTCGCCGCCGAGAATCAGCCCGCGACCGAAGCTGTCGCACAGACCAATGCCAAGGGTGGTGCGAAGGTTCAGAAGGTGGCCTATCCCCGACCAGCAACAGCAGAGCAGCTTGCATACTTCGAGAAGAACGTCCGTCCAATTCTGGTGAATAACTGCTACAACTGCCACTCCGAAGCCTTCAAGGAAGCGGGTGGGCTGCGGGTCGATGTCGGCATTGCGATCTTCAACGGCGGCAACTCCGGACCGGCAATTATTCCGGGACATCCCGAAAAAAGCTTGCTGATTGAGCGGGTAAAGTCCAGCGACGATAAGAAGCGCATGCCGCAGGAGAGCAAGGAGGCGTTGCCCGCTGACCAGGTCGCCATTCTCGAACACTGGATCAAAGATGGAGCGGCGTGGCCTGACGAGACAGAGAAGCTGCCGCAGACGCCAGCGCGCATCGCTGCGAACTACGCGAAGTTGAAGAAGAATTGGTGGGCCTGGCAGCCTATGACGATCCCGGTTGTGCCTGAAGTCAGGGACGCGGCATGGTCGAGCCAGCCCATCGACAGGTTTGTGTTGGCTGGCCTTGAAGCGAAGAAGCTTGCACCCGTGAAGGACGCGGATGCCGGCACGTTGATTCGCCGCCTGAGCTACGATCTGACGGGACTTCCGCCAACACCCGCAGAGGTCAAGGCATTTGAGAAAGACCATTCATCGCAGGCTTACGCAAAGCTGGTCGATCACCTGCTTGCATCACCGCGCTATGGCGAGCGCTGGGGACGGCACTGGCTCGATGTGGCGCGCTATGCCGAGTCTTCGGGACCGTCCCGCAACATGCCCTATCCCTTCGCGTGGCGCTATCGCGACTATGTCATCGACGCGTTCAACCGCGATGTTCCGTATAACCGCTTTCTGCAGGAGCAGATTGCCGGCGATCTTCTGCCGGCGGCCACACCGGCGGAGCATGATCGTCTACTGATCGCGACTGGGTTCCTCGCGCTCGGGCCGAAGGATGTGAACCAGCGTTTCAAAGCGCGGTTCAAGATGGACAACGTAGACGATCAGATCGACACGGTGACGCGTTCGACCATGGCGCTGACTGTCTCCTGCGCGCGCTGCCACGACCACAAGTTCGACCCGATACCCGCGACCGACTACTACGCTCTGGCGAGCATCTTTACCAGCACCGTCGATGCTGCGGGACTCGGTAGCCGAATGGGTGGAGCGAGCCTGCAGTACTACGAACCGAAGCTGCTGAACTACCTCAGTTCGTCCTCGCAGGCGCCGAAGGCTTCGCAAGCCGATGTAGACAAGCTGAAGGCAGAGGTAGCCGCAGCCAAGTTTGCGCTCGATGCCTTCAACGAAAAGGATGCAGCTGAGTTCAAAGCGAATCCCAACCGCCCGGCTCAGTCAGATGCGTACAAGAAGACCCACACAGACCTGCAACGGAACTTCGTTCACCTGAGCGAAGAGCTGAAGCTGACCAACGATCTCGGTGAACTTGGTTACGGCATCGAGGGCGCTCGCGATGGCGAGATCATTGACACAGCCGTCCGGATTCGCGGGGTGGAAGAACGCCACGGCCCGATCGCGCCGCGCGGATTTCTCTCGCTCGTAAGTCTGAGCAATACACCGAAGATTCCCGCGAATCACAGTGGACGTCTTGAGCTTGCTCAATGGATCACAGATCCAGAGAATCCGCTGACGGCGAGAGTCTATGCAAACCGTGTCTGGCAACATTTGTTCGGTACCGGGTTAGTCAGTACAGTGGACAACTTTGGCTCGACGGGCGACACTCCTGCGAACGCAGCGCTGCTGGACTATCTTGCGCAGGACCTGATTCACAACGGCTGGTCGACGAAACATCTGGTGCGCGAGATCGTTTTGACGCGCGCGTATCAGCTCGGTTCAGAGACGCCTGAGGGATATCGCGACATCGATCCGGCGGACCATCTGATCTGGCGACATGCCCCGCGGCGGCTTGAAGCGGAAGAGATCCGCGACACGATTCTGCAGTCGGCGGGCACTCTGAACTTGAGCCCTCCCCATGGCTCCCCGACGATGGCGCTGCGAGTGATCGAGATGCGTGACGACGGCCCTGTGGTGCATTCGATCCTGAAAGCCGCCGACCGCAGTCCCTATCGCAGCATCTACCTGCCGCAGTTGCGCGGCGAGACTCCTCGAGCGTTGGCAGCCTTCGATCCCGTGACGCAGACATTAGTGAGTGGTCAACGGGAAGAGACGACCGTGCCAACACAGGCGCTTTTCCTTCTAAACTCCCCATTTGTAAGAGAGCAGTCGTTGTTGCTCGCACAAAGGCTTCTCGCCGACAGGCGTGGAAACGATACACAACGCATCCGCGTAGCGTTCGAAAGAGTGCTGGGACGCGAGCCGACTAAGGGGGAGGCCGAACGGGTGAGAGTCTTTCTCGCGAAGTACGCACAGACGTGGGCGAGTGGCCATCCTCCCAAGGCGCAACTGATTGAAGCTAGTCTAGCGATCGGTTCTGCAACTGCCTCGGAATCTTCGAAAGATGTCACGGCCGGCATCGTTCGCTCCGACAGCCTGGGCCAGGATGATCCCGACGATACGAGCAAACAATTCGCGGACGAGACACCACCGCTCGTCATTCCCGACTCCTCACAGCAGGCTGCCTGGGCAGCGTTTGTGCAGTCGCTTTATGGCTCGGCCGAGTTTCAATTCGCACGCTAA
- a CDS encoding TonB-dependent receptor, with amino-acid sequence MATHVILLLSTCLGLSQFISAQAPTGTIEGTVSDAHGLIITSAHITLEGKTSGIHRELHGEQDGRFQFSALPIDAYSLTIQAEGFARFIEDPIRLSIGDAYRLDAKLSLASLQETVLVEAGAANIDLATNNLGKTVTQREIVDLPLNGRNFAQLGLLQTGVAPLTAGLLTEGGSLRAGQSFVVNGQRPEANNFILDGAQNVDRMDGGFALRIPIDALQEFRILTATASPEYGGNIGSVTTIVTRSGGPHFHGGVYDFFRNDIFDTRNYFSQHVEPLKQDQFGVTIGGPVAAGSLAGKLFFFSYYEGLRNRAGITTSATVPTAAQQAGDFSGDSTPLLNLAAGGVPFPGGKLPTAAISPVGLNVAKLYYIGNTSPSVYTSTLVGTNNYDQTGLRLDLHRTDADSYFLRYSYFTGLNLNPISVRGSDLPGFPTRDDYTVHSAVIGNSHLFGAHVSNNIQTSFFRYGFLFDQRLNRNGPRTLGFDYDSASAIGEGPPFFNLSGYSPVGGAITGPRTSVQNTYEVSDTVSVSRGAHLFRFGGDFVRNQFNLFQSIAPNGFFVFASSFPTNDAFANLLLGTPVLFYQGLGSFDRGVRHWGMSSFFTDEWRLTRRFTLNAGIRYEIINPNTEIHDRLNAFVPGQQSTVRPDAPAGLLYPGDAGIGKGIAHSYYKGFGPRVGFAWDPYGNNKTSIRAAYGIFYDPFSNGSNVTAQTPVSSLPYAQFVEISGKVNFQAPYTGRTVPTPNTFTQPATAFTMDPNSKPSNAQDWDLGIQQELGNAFVLEARYVGTKGTHLPRNIEANPAVFGPGATSSNADRRREYANCQPNNGPCDFATVGELTYGQNSTYHAAQFSVSRNFQHGFGVNVSYWWSKTMDYLSSMNLQGASAKPLSGENDLAQNPFDLKAEHGPSLFDARNRFVASAIWQVPFAAHMSGTSKLLLDGWQLNTIAIANAATPFTVYDSTNVSLQASSPPISGYFASRPNLLHNPNHGPHTVNQWISPSDFQRLNPVTQAGQFGNSGRNVARAPAFTNVDASAVKNFPLREATYAQFRAEMFNIANHANFGVPIADLASPNFGRVLQSGSPRLVQFAVKIVF; translated from the coding sequence TTGGCCACGCACGTCATCCTTCTCTTGTCCACATGTCTGGGGCTGTCGCAATTCATAAGCGCCCAGGCACCCACAGGCACCATCGAAGGCACGGTGTCGGACGCGCACGGTCTCATCATCACCAGTGCCCATATCACGCTTGAGGGGAAGACCTCCGGCATCCACCGCGAGTTACATGGAGAACAGGACGGGCGCTTTCAGTTCTCTGCCCTTCCAATCGACGCCTATTCGCTAACGATTCAAGCAGAAGGCTTTGCCAGGTTTATCGAAGACCCCATTCGCCTCTCCATTGGCGATGCCTATCGACTTGACGCCAAACTATCTCTCGCTAGCTTGCAGGAGACCGTCCTTGTTGAAGCTGGTGCAGCCAACATCGACCTTGCCACAAACAATCTCGGCAAGACAGTTACCCAGAGAGAGATCGTCGACCTTCCACTCAATGGAAGAAACTTCGCTCAGCTTGGCCTGCTCCAGACAGGCGTTGCGCCGCTTACTGCAGGCTTATTGACGGAGGGAGGATCGCTTCGCGCGGGCCAGTCCTTCGTGGTCAACGGACAAAGACCAGAGGCCAACAACTTCATCCTGGACGGAGCGCAGAACGTCGACCGGATGGATGGAGGCTTTGCGCTGCGAATCCCTATCGACGCGTTGCAGGAGTTCCGCATCCTCACGGCCACGGCTTCGCCGGAGTACGGCGGCAACATCGGCTCCGTGACCACTATCGTTACGCGAAGCGGCGGCCCTCACTTCCACGGCGGCGTCTACGACTTCTTTCGCAACGACATCTTCGACACACGTAACTACTTTTCGCAGCATGTCGAGCCGCTCAAGCAGGACCAGTTCGGCGTAACTATCGGTGGCCCGGTAGCTGCAGGGTCCCTCGCGGGGAAGCTCTTCTTCTTCAGCTACTACGAAGGTCTTCGCAATCGCGCTGGCATCACGACTTCCGCGACCGTCCCGACGGCGGCGCAACAAGCGGGCGACTTCTCCGGCGACAGCACACCGCTGCTCAACCTCGCTGCGGGAGGCGTGCCCTTCCCCGGCGGCAAACTGCCCACGGCAGCCATCAGTCCCGTTGGCTTGAACGTCGCCAAACTCTACTACATCGGGAACACTTCGCCATCGGTGTACACAAGCACCCTGGTGGGCACGAACAACTACGACCAGACCGGGCTACGCCTCGACCTGCATCGGACAGACGCCGACTCCTACTTCCTTCGCTACTCCTACTTCACCGGCCTGAACCTGAATCCGATCTCGGTCCGCGGCTCTGACCTTCCCGGCTTTCCCACGCGCGACGACTACACCGTTCACTCGGCCGTCATCGGCAACAGCCACCTCTTCGGAGCGCACGTCAGCAACAATATCCAGACCTCCTTCTTCCGCTATGGCTTCCTCTTCGATCAGCGTTTGAATCGCAATGGCCCGCGCACGCTAGGCTTCGACTACGATTCTGCTTCAGCAATAGGTGAGGGCCCACCGTTCTTCAACCTAAGCGGATACTCGCCGGTCGGCGGCGCGATCACCGGCCCGCGGACCTCGGTGCAAAATACGTATGAAGTATCGGATACCGTCTCGGTCTCGCGTGGAGCACACCTCTTCCGCTTCGGCGGCGACTTCGTGCGCAACCAGTTCAACCTCTTTCAATCGATCGCCCCCAACGGCTTCTTCGTCTTCGCCTCTTCGTTCCCGACGAACGATGCCTTTGCCAACCTGCTGCTCGGCACTCCTGTGCTGTTCTACCAGGGGCTAGGCTCATTCGATCGCGGAGTCCGCCACTGGGGAATGTCTTCGTTCTTCACCGACGAGTGGCGTTTGACCCGCCGCTTCACCTTGAACGCGGGCATTCGCTACGAGATCATCAACCCGAACACCGAGATCCACGACCGGCTGAACGCCTTCGTTCCAGGGCAGCAATCCACAGTGCGCCCGGATGCGCCCGCAGGGCTGCTCTATCCCGGTGACGCAGGGATTGGCAAAGGGATCGCGCACAGCTACTACAAGGGCTTTGGGCCGCGCGTTGGCTTCGCCTGGGACCCGTATGGGAACAATAAGACGTCTATCCGCGCCGCCTACGGCATCTTCTATGACCCGTTCTCCAATGGGTCGAACGTCACCGCGCAGACCCCCGTCTCGTCTCTACCCTATGCGCAGTTCGTAGAGATCTCCGGCAAGGTCAACTTTCAGGCTCCCTACACGGGTCGAACCGTTCCCACGCCGAACACCTTCACGCAGCCGGCCACAGCCTTCACGATGGACCCGAACTCCAAGCCATCGAACGCACAGGATTGGGACCTCGGAATACAACAGGAGCTGGGGAACGCCTTCGTGCTCGAAGCCCGCTACGTTGGGACCAAGGGTACTCACCTGCCGCGCAACATCGAGGCGAATCCCGCGGTCTTCGGCCCGGGAGCGACGTCTTCCAATGCGGATCGACGCCGCGAGTATGCGAACTGCCAGCCCAATAACGGGCCATGCGACTTCGCCACGGTGGGCGAGTTGACCTACGGGCAGAACTCAACCTATCACGCAGCGCAGTTCTCGGTCTCTCGCAACTTCCAGCATGGCTTCGGCGTGAACGTCTCGTACTGGTGGTCGAAGACGATGGACTATCTCTCGTCGATGAATCTTCAGGGCGCTTCGGCCAAGCCACTCAGCGGAGAGAACGACCTCGCGCAAAACCCCTTCGATCTCAAGGCGGAGCACGGCCCATCGCTCTTCGACGCACGCAACCGTTTCGTGGCCAGCGCGATATGGCAGGTCCCGTTTGCTGCGCACATGAGTGGCACATCGAAGCTGCTGCTCGACGGATGGCAGTTGAACACCATCGCCATTGCGAACGCGGCGACACCCTTCACCGTCTACGACAGCACCAACGTGTCGCTCCAGGCGAGCTCTCCGCCCATCTCCGGCTACTTCGCCAGCCGGCCTAACCTCTTGCACAATCCGAACCATGGCCCGCACACCGTGAACCAGTGGATCAGCCCGTCGGACTTCCAGCGTCTGAACCCCGTGACCCAGGCAGGACAGTTCGGCAACTCGGGCCGCAACGTCGCACGAGCACCGGCCTTCACCAACGTGGATGCATCGGCAGTGAAGAACTTCCCGCTGCGCGAAGCGACCTACGCTCAGTTTCGCGCGGAGATGTTCAATATCGCGAACCACGCGAACTTCGGTGTTCCTATCGCCGACCTCGCCTCGCCCAACTTCGGCCGCGTGCTTCAATCAGGCTCCCCTCGTCTGGTTCAGTTCGCCGTAAAGATCGTGTTCTAA